TGCACGAGAGCATCCGCGGCAAAGGCACCTACGCGCGGAGCAAGGCGCACGCCGACCGCCCCGACCTGAACGTGATGGTCACCTACTGCGTCAACCGCCGGAACGCCCACTGCATCGAGGAGTTCATCCGCGAGTGGGACGCCACCTCGGTCCGGCACGTGATGTTCGAGTTCCACACCCCGATCCGGGGACTCCAGGCCGACGGCGACCTGGCGCTGACCCTCGCCGAGCGAGACAGCGTGCTCGACGAATTGCTCGAGCTCAAGGAAGCCTACGGGCACTTCATCCTCGCTCCGCCGCGGGCCTACCGACTGATGAAGCGCGACGCCTGCCGCTCGGTCACCGACGCGTGCATCTACCGCCGGGCGGCCGCGGTCTTCGGCCCCGACGGCGAGCGCAAGACCCCGTGCATGCTCGGCCCGAAGGCCGACTGCGACCGCTGCGGCTGCATCATCCCGTTCATCACGCGCGCGCAGGTCGACCGCCGCGAGGTGCTACGGGACGTGGTCGGCGACCTGCGGAGAGCCTTGCTGTAGCGCTCCTCGCGACCCGGGCGGCGAGCGCAGGCCCCTGCTCGTCGCCCTTTGGGACCTCTGCTATCCCTTGGGGCGATACGTGACCTTCGGGGGAAGGGGCGCCGGGAAGGGCTTATGGACCGCGAAGCGCTGCTGCGCACGATCGGCGAGGAATTCGAGGATCCGTACGGTCTCCACGAGATCCTCTGGATTCGCACCCCCGTGGCCGTCCTGCTCTGCCGGCCCGACGGCGAGGTCCTCCTGGCGAGCGGCGGCTACGCGCGCCTCTTCGGGGCGAGTCCCCCGCCCGGGATGAACCTTCGGCGGGACGGCGTAGCGGGGCAGGGCTCCGAGGAGGCCACCTTTGCCGAGGCGATGCGCACGGGCGTGGCCTACCTGCACGCCAGCTGGTACGAGCGGCTCGACGCCGAGGGACACCCCTCCGCGCCAGCCGGTCGCCTGGCCGTGGAAGGCTACGCGCTGCGCATCGACGGTGGCCGTGGGGGACGGCAACACGTCCTCGTCACCCTGCGGGACGTGACCGACCGCCTGCAGGACATCGTCGAGAGACAGCGCATCGCCGACGAGCTCGCGGCACGCGAGAGGCATTTTCGCGCCATCGCCGAGCAGGGGAGCGACGCCGTCTACCTGACCGGCGCGAACGGCACGATCGGCTGGGCCTCCCCGTCGGTGGAGCACATGCTCGGCTACCGCCCGGACGAGCTCGTCGGCCGTCACGCGGCGGAGCTCGGCCACCCGGACGATTATCCGGCGATGCTGGGCGTGCTCCCCACGCTCCTCGGCCAGCCGGGCACGCCGGTCACGGCGCGCTACCGCATCCGGCACAAGGAAGGGCGCTGGATCTGGGTCGAGGCGCGGATGGTGAACCTCCTCCACGACCCCACGGTCCACGCGCTGGTGGCGAGCCACCGCGACGTGACGGCCGAGCACGTGGCCGTCGAGCAGCTCCGCGAACAGCAGCGCATGCTCGAAGAGGCGCAGGCCGTGGCGCACATCGGCAGCCTCGAGATCCGCGAGGACGAACTCCCGCTCGTGCGCTGGTCCCACGAGGCCTTCCGCATCTTCGGTTTTTCGGAGGAGACCCCGGCCACCTACGACCGCGCGCGGAGCGCCATTCCCAAAGAGGACTGGAAGGCCCTCGGCGAGGCCTTCGCGGCCACCTGGAGCGACGGCCGGCCGATCGACCTCGAGCACCGCGTGCTCCGCTCCGATGGCACGCTCCGGTGGGTGCGGCTGAAGACGGCGATCCCCGAGGGCGGCGTCCCGGGGCGACGGCGCCTCACGGGCACGATCCAGGACATCACGGAGCGCAAGC
This window of the Deltaproteobacteria bacterium genome carries:
- a CDS encoding PAS domain S-box protein, with amino-acid sequence MDREALLRTIGEEFEDPYGLHEILWIRTPVAVLLCRPDGEVLLASGGYARLFGASPPPGMNLRRDGVAGQGSEEATFAEAMRTGVAYLHASWYERLDAEGHPSAPAGRLAVEGYALRIDGGRGGRQHVLVTLRDVTDRLQDIVERQRIADELAARERHFRAIAEQGSDAVYLTGANGTIGWASPSVEHMLGYRPDELVGRHAAELGHPDDYPAMLGVLPTLLGQPGTPVTARYRIRHKEGRWIWVEARMVNLLHDPTVHALVASHRDVTAEHVAVEQLREQQRMLEEAQAVAHIGSLEIREDELPLVRWSHEAFRIFGFSEETPATYDRARSAIPKEDWKALGEAFAATWSDGRPIDLEHRVLRSDGTLRWVRLKTAIPEGGVPGRRRLTGTIQDITERKQLEAQLLQAQKMEAVGQLAGGVAHDFNNALSVILGFGGVMLAELPADSRLRADLDHVLAAGEHARDLVRQLLAFSRRQVLQPIVLDVNEAICEADRMLARTLGENVHVKLALAPSLALVKVDPAQLTQVVLNLAINARDAMPEGGLLTIETANAHLDAEYARQHPELTPGDYVLIAVTDTGIGIAPAVRDRIFEPFFTTKASGKGTGLGLSTVYGIVRQSGGHIWVYSELGQGTTFKIYLPVTDERARSAVASETPLEGRLGGTETVLVVEDEPGVREFVRRALMQHGYHVLEAPHAEAAMALMHEYHGPVDLLLTDVVLPGLSGRHLAVWLAERRPDLRVLYMSGYTEDTIVHRGVLNGGAPFLEKPFLSDTLARRVRQVLDAPARGA